A stretch of the Odontesthes bonariensis isolate fOdoBon6 chromosome 5, fOdoBon6.hap1, whole genome shotgun sequence genome encodes the following:
- the hoxa13b gene encoding homeobox protein Hox-A13b, producing MTASLLLHSHWIDPVMFLYENGLDERSKNMEGFTGGNFASNQCRNLLAHPTSLAPSTTYTTSEVPVSGMGEPGKQCSPCSATQSSPNASLPYGYFGSGYYPCRMSHASVKACAQPSGYGDKYMDSSVSGEEFSTRAKEFAFYQGYSSGPYQPSYLDVPVVPALSAPSEPRHESLLPMEPYQPWAITNGWSGQVYCTKEQPQSNPLWKSSLQDAISGGDSLIRRGRKKRVPYTKVQLKELEREYATNKFITKDKRRRISAQTNLTERQVTIWFQNRRVKEKKVVNKFKSSS from the exons ATGACCGCCTCATTACTCCTCCACTCGCACTGGATTGACCCGGTGATGTTCCTGTACGAGAACGGTTTGGATGAAAGAAGCAAGAACATGGAGGGATTTACTGGAGGCAACTTTGCTTCAAACCAGTGCAGGAATTTGTTAGCGCATCCAACCTCGCTGGCTCCCAGCACCACCTACACAACGAGTGAGGTGCCAGTCTCTGGCATGGGAGAGCCTGGCAAACAATGCAGCCCCTGTTCTGCCACCCAAAGCTCACCCAATGCATCTTTGCCCTACGGATATTTTGGCAGCGGTTATTACCCATGTAGGATGTCCCACGCCAGCGTTAAGGCGTGCGCGCAGCCCTCCGGTTATGGCGATAAATACATGGACTCATCGGTCTCTGGTGAGGAGTTTTCCACCCGAGCGAAAGAATTTGCGTTCTACCAGGGCTATTCGTCGGGTCCTTACCAACCCAGCTACTTGGACGTGCCTGTCGTACCTGCACTGAGCGCTCCATCCGAGCCAAGACACGAGTCTCTGTTGCCCATGGAACCGTACCAACCGTGGGCCATCACCAACGGCTGGAGTGGTCAGGTTTACTGCACCAAGGAGCAGCCGCAGTCCAATCCTCTGTGGAAATCCTCATTACAAG ACGCCATATCTGGTGGAGACAGCTTAATCCGCCGTGGGAGAAAGAAGCGTGTGCCATACACCAAGGTGCAGCTCAAAGAACTGGAAAGAGAGTACGCCACCAATAAATTCATCACCAAGGACAAAAGGAGACGGATATCCGCGCAGACTAACCTGACAGAGAGACAAGTGACAATCTGGTTTCAGAACAGGCGCGTAAAGGAGAAAAAGGTCGTCAATAAATTCAAGAGTTCCAGTTAG